From a single Flavobacteriales bacterium genomic region:
- a CDS encoding helix-turn-helix domain-containing protein — MEVIVIEKEAYYKMIAEQTSYTKRAVREAVKEIMQELTVKNDGDEWLSRDEAMQILGIKSKTTLQKLRDDPESKIVFSKNGRIIKYRKTSLYEYLQRHIVE; from the coding sequence ATGGAAGTCATTGTCATTGAAAAAGAGGCATACTATAAAATGATTGCTGAACAGACCAGCTACACCAAGCGGGCTGTCAGGGAAGCTGTAAAGGAAATTATGCAGGAACTGACGGTTAAGAATGACGGAGACGAATGGCTTTCGAGAGATGAGGCCATGCAGATACTTGGTATTAAAAGCAAAACAACGCTTCAAAAGCTGAGAGACGATCCCGAAAGCAAAATAGTATTCAGCAAAAACGGCAGGATAATCAAATACAGGAAAACCAGTCTGTACGAATACCTCCAGAGACATATTGTAGAGTAA
- a CDS encoding SOS response-associated peptidase: MCYHYSISASKKELEQRMNAELEDGNGYDPLYHVSCFTNPAPHLPVVTNETPDKIQLMRWGLIPFWSKEEKLKFNTANAKSEDIDKKPTWRGPVKSKRCLVPSDGFYEWRHIGKDKYPYRISVRGSSIFTLAGIWDTWTSRETGEIINSFSIITTEANPLMAQIHNSKKRMPVIFHPETEKLWLDTSVPLKESLKLLQQFPETEMGAHTIRKDFFRLGGRDKIIADKQEYADLPPLN, encoded by the coding sequence ATGTGCTACCATTATTCCATATCAGCAAGTAAAAAAGAATTGGAGCAGCGTATGAACGCTGAACTTGAAGACGGAAATGGATATGATCCTCTGTACCATGTTTCCTGTTTTACCAATCCGGCTCCGCATCTTCCGGTGGTAACCAATGAAACACCAGACAAAATACAACTTATGCGCTGGGGGCTGATCCCGTTCTGGTCGAAAGAGGAGAAGCTGAAATTCAATACTGCCAATGCCAAGTCGGAAGACATTGATAAGAAGCCGACATGGAGGGGACCCGTCAAATCAAAAAGGTGTCTCGTTCCGTCTGATGGATTTTATGAATGGAGGCACATTGGAAAAGATAAATACCCTTACCGCATATCGGTAAGAGGAAGTAGCATTTTTACTCTGGCCGGAATATGGGATACATGGACGAGCAGAGAGACCGGAGAAATTATCAATTCATTCAGCATCATCACAACCGAAGCCAATCCGTTGATGGCACAGATTCACAATTCAAAAAAACGGATGCCGGTGATCTTTCATCCCGAAACGGAAAAATTATGGCTGGATACTTCCGTGCCGTTAAAAGAATCTTTGAAACTGCTGCAACAATTTCCTGAAACGGAAATGGGGGCACATACTATTAGAAAAGATTTTTTCAGACTGGGAGGAAGGGATAAAATTATTGCAGACAAGCAGGAATACGCTGATCTGCCGCCTTTGAATTAG
- a CDS encoding LexA family transcriptional regulator: MSTAKKSISERFLEVVELLKEKGFIKSYSDFYHTIGISGQKFHDIKKGRRFATIDMLHDMQAEGYPISLKYIVNGEGMPLESLAPAKGDLQQILNGQNIKPVIVTVDKAGQDNIVMVDTKAAAGYLRGFDDVEYFKDLPAFTLPGPEFRNATFRCFEVEGDSMEEVIFHKDWVIGKYIENFNYIKEGYVYVVVTNEGIVVKRVFNKIKEDESLLLVSDNDQYPPYKVDVREVRELWYVARKLSSYLPSGKSDTNRQIAELHNSFLELKNEVRELKTAK, from the coding sequence ATGAGCACAGCAAAAAAGTCAATCAGCGAAAGGTTTTTAGAGGTTGTGGAGCTTCTAAAGGAGAAAGGTTTTATCAAATCTTACTCGGATTTCTACCACACTATTGGTATCAGCGGGCAGAAGTTTCACGACATCAAAAAGGGCAGACGCTTTGCCACTATTGACATGCTCCATGACATGCAAGCGGAAGGTTATCCGATCAGCCTGAAATACATTGTCAACGGAGAAGGGATGCCTCTGGAATCATTAGCTCCTGCGAAGGGTGATTTGCAGCAAATTTTGAATGGGCAGAACATCAAACCGGTAATTGTAACCGTTGATAAGGCCGGTCAGGATAATATCGTGATGGTAGATACTAAAGCTGCTGCCGGTTATCTTCGTGGCTTTGACGATGTGGAATATTTCAAGGATCTTCCGGCCTTTACGTTGCCCGGCCCGGAGTTCAGAAATGCTACTTTCCGTTGTTTTGAAGTAGAAGGAGACAGCATGGAGGAGGTGATCTTCCACAAGGATTGGGTTATCGGAAAGTATATCGAGAACTTTAATTACATAAAGGAAGGATATGTGTATGTGGTAGTAACCAATGAAGGCATTGTTGTCAAGCGGGTGTTCAATAAGATAAAGGAGGATGAAAGCCTGTTGCTTGTGAGTGATAATGACCAATATCCCCCATATAAGGTTGATGTGCGTGAAGTGAGGGAACTCTGGTATGTGGCCAGGAAGCTAAGCTCTTACCTTCCTTCCGGCAAATCGGATACTAACCGGCAGATTGCAGAGCTGCATAACAGTTTTCTGGAACTGAAAAATGAGGTAAGGGAATTAAAAACGGCTAAGTAA